Proteins from a single region of Streptomyces vinaceus:
- a CDS encoding amino acid deaminase: MGSDAVRRLADEPLDHRFKGLPPDAQRAGLTVGQLAAEKRDLYGGGFTTPVLTLDAEALEHNLTALGAYAARHGLAFAPHGKTCMAPQLFERQLEHGAWGITAAVPHQARVYRAFGIRRIFLANELVDPAALRWVAAELAADPGFRFVCYVDSVRGVQLMDRALRGQPQVVDVVVELGAGEGARTGARTDEDCRAVADAVAGAATLRLVGIAGYEAEVPGADPESVHAYLRRMTALAVEFDRAGRFAADLDEIVVSAGGSAWFDAVADVFAELPELSRPVLKLLRSGAYVSHDHGWYTRLTPFNRVPEEGGLRPAFRLWTQVVSRPSPTQAFVNAGKRDIAYDLGLPEAELVRDALTGEERPATGVRVVKLSDQHAWLETDSEQDVQVGDWVALGMSHPCTIFEKWPLIPVVEADGTVTDYVRTFF, encoded by the coding sequence ATGGGCAGCGACGCAGTCCGACGGCTCGCCGACGAACCGCTCGACCACCGGTTCAAGGGGCTGCCGCCCGACGCCCAGCGGGCGGGCCTCACCGTCGGGCAGCTGGCCGCCGAGAAGCGGGACCTGTACGGCGGCGGGTTCACCACCCCCGTACTGACCCTCGACGCCGAGGCGCTGGAGCACAACCTCACCGCCCTCGGCGCGTACGCCGCCCGCCACGGCCTCGCCTTCGCGCCCCACGGCAAGACCTGCATGGCCCCGCAGCTCTTCGAGCGCCAGCTGGAGCACGGCGCCTGGGGCATCACCGCCGCCGTCCCCCACCAGGCCCGCGTCTACCGCGCCTTCGGGATCCGGCGGATCTTCCTCGCCAACGAGCTCGTCGACCCGGCGGCGCTGCGCTGGGTGGCCGCCGAGCTCGCCGCCGACCCCGGCTTCCGTTTCGTCTGCTACGTGGACTCGGTGCGCGGGGTCCAGCTGATGGACCGGGCCCTGCGAGGGCAGCCCCAGGTCGTCGACGTCGTCGTCGAACTCGGGGCCGGCGAGGGCGCCCGCACCGGCGCGCGCACCGACGAGGACTGCCGGGCCGTCGCCGACGCCGTGGCCGGGGCTGCGACCCTGCGCCTGGTCGGCATCGCCGGGTACGAGGCCGAGGTCCCCGGCGCCGACCCGGAGTCCGTACACGCGTACCTGCGCCGGATGACCGCGCTCGCCGTCGAGTTCGACCGGGCCGGGCGGTTCGCCGCCGATCTCGACGAGATCGTCGTCAGCGCCGGCGGCTCCGCCTGGTTCGACGCCGTCGCCGACGTGTTCGCCGAGCTCCCGGAGCTCTCCCGGCCCGTGCTCAAGCTGCTGCGCTCGGGGGCGTACGTCTCCCACGACCACGGCTGGTACACCCGCCTCACCCCCTTCAACCGGGTCCCGGAGGAGGGCGGTCTGCGCCCCGCCTTCCGGCTCTGGACGCAGGTCGTCTCCCGCCCCTCCCCCACGCAGGCCTTCGTCAACGCCGGCAAGCGCGACATCGCCTACGACCTCGGCCTGCCCGAGGCCGAGCTGGTGCGCGACGCGCTGACCGGCGAGGAGCGCCCGGCCACCGGGGTCCGCGTGGTCAAGCTGTCCGACCAGCACGCCTGGCTGGAGACCGACTCCGAACAGGACGTACAGGTCGGGGACTGGGTGGCGCTCGGGATGTCCCACCCGTGCACGATCTTCGAGAAGTGGCCGCTGATCCCGGTCGTCGAGGCCGACGGCACGGTCACCGACTACGTCCGCACCTTCTTCTAG
- a CDS encoding M14 family metallopeptidase yields the protein MRLHTRRRAAVTAALLALALGAPAYGMSATAAPPPTPSTATQDEAIAQYEVKGPATAAERTALLRTGVSIDEVDARSVVVSADPMQAKELRALGYKLTALPGPPDRSERGVAATPMDFPSKDSMYHNYAEANAEIDQRIAQYPSIMSKKVIGKSYQGRDIVAIKISDNVATDENEPEVLFTHHQHAREHLTVEMALYLLKEFGSKYGTDSRITDMVNGREIWMVPDLNPDGGEYDIATGSYRSWRKNRQPNAGSSYVGTDLNRNWDYKWGCCGGSSSSKSSETYRGAAGESSPEVKVVADFVRSRVIGGKQQITASIDFHTYSQLVLWPFGWTYNDTAPGLTADDLAVYKTIGTSMARSNGYTPEQSSDLYITDGTIDDWLWGNQKIFTYTFEMYPSESGSGGGFYPPDEVIERETSRNRDAVLQLLENADCMYRSIGKQAQYCT from the coding sequence ATGCGGCTCCACACACGACGCAGGGCCGCCGTCACGGCGGCCCTGCTCGCTCTCGCGCTCGGCGCGCCCGCCTACGGCATGAGCGCGACGGCGGCACCGCCCCCCACCCCCTCGACGGCCACCCAGGACGAGGCGATCGCCCAGTACGAGGTCAAGGGCCCGGCCACGGCGGCCGAACGAACGGCCCTGCTCCGTACGGGCGTCTCGATCGACGAGGTCGACGCCCGCTCGGTCGTCGTCAGCGCCGACCCCATGCAGGCCAAGGAGCTGCGGGCGCTGGGCTACAAGCTGACCGCGCTGCCCGGGCCCCCCGACCGCTCCGAGCGGGGGGTCGCGGCGACCCCGATGGACTTCCCGTCCAAGGACTCGATGTACCACAACTACGCCGAGGCCAACGCGGAGATCGACCAGCGCATCGCGCAGTACCCCTCGATCATGAGCAAGAAGGTGATCGGGAAGTCGTACCAGGGCCGGGACATCGTCGCCATCAAGATCAGTGACAACGTCGCGACCGACGAGAACGAGCCCGAGGTGCTCTTCACGCACCACCAGCACGCCCGCGAGCACCTGACCGTCGAGATGGCGCTCTACCTGCTCAAGGAGTTCGGCTCCAAGTACGGCACCGACTCGCGGATCACCGACATGGTCAACGGCCGCGAGATCTGGATGGTGCCGGACCTCAACCCGGACGGCGGCGAGTACGACATCGCGACCGGCTCGTACCGCTCCTGGCGCAAGAACCGGCAGCCGAACGCCGGCTCCTCGTACGTCGGCACCGACCTGAACCGCAACTGGGACTACAAGTGGGGCTGCTGCGGCGGCTCCAGCAGCAGCAAGAGCTCCGAGACCTACCGCGGCGCGGCCGGCGAGTCGTCCCCCGAGGTGAAGGTGGTCGCGGACTTCGTGCGCAGCCGCGTGATCGGCGGCAAGCAGCAGATCACCGCCTCGATCGACTTCCACACGTACAGCCAGCTGGTGCTGTGGCCGTTCGGGTGGACGTACAACGACACGGCGCCGGGCCTGACCGCGGACGACCTGGCCGTGTACAAGACCATCGGCACGAGCATGGCCCGCAGCAACGGCTACACGCCGGAGCAGTCGAGCGACCTGTACATCACGGACGGGACGATCGACGACTGGCTGTGGGGCAACCAGAAGATCTTCACGTACACCTTCGAGATGTACCCGTCCGAGTCGGGCAGCGGGGGCGGCTTCTACCCGCCCGACGAGGTGATCGAGCGCGAGACGTCGCGCAACCGCGACGCCGTGCTGCAGCTGCTGGAGAACGCGGACTGCATGTACCGCTCGATCGGCAAGCAGGCGCAGTACTGCACGTGA
- a CDS encoding IclR family transcriptional regulator has protein sequence MSQSVERALRILPLLARGPAGLGEVAEELGVHKSTALRLLRTLHEHGFVYRQQNDGRYRLGAQLIALAAEAVENLDVRAVAHPHLVELNRLTGHTVHLALHQDDEVVYIDKVESRYPVRMYSRIGRPVPLTVAAVAKLLLADLPEAERRALAERIEYPRHTARSTPDAEAFLRELSLVREQGWATDLGGHEESVNCLGAPVRGPDGRAVAALSVSAPSVVVTAGELLELLPLVRRTADTISREYSGSPHAPHHDEDTP, from the coding sequence GTGAGCCAGTCGGTGGAGCGGGCGCTGCGGATCCTGCCGCTGCTCGCGCGGGGTCCGGCGGGGCTCGGCGAGGTCGCCGAGGAGCTCGGCGTCCACAAGAGCACCGCCCTGCGGCTCCTGCGCACCCTGCACGAGCACGGCTTCGTCTACCGCCAGCAGAACGACGGCCGGTACCGCCTGGGCGCCCAGCTCATCGCGCTCGCCGCCGAGGCCGTGGAGAACCTCGACGTCCGCGCCGTCGCCCACCCCCACCTGGTCGAGCTCAACCGCCTCACCGGCCACACCGTGCACCTGGCCCTCCACCAGGACGACGAGGTCGTCTACATCGACAAGGTGGAGAGCCGCTACCCCGTCCGCATGTACTCCCGCATCGGCCGGCCCGTCCCCCTCACCGTCGCCGCCGTCGCCAAACTGCTGCTCGCCGACCTCCCCGAAGCCGAGCGGCGGGCCCTCGCCGAGCGCATCGAATACCCCCGCCACACCGCCCGCTCCACCCCCGACGCGGAGGCCTTCCTGCGCGAGCTGTCCCTCGTACGGGAACAGGGCTGGGCCACTGACCTCGGCGGCCACGAGGAGTCGGTCAACTGCCTCGGCGCGCCCGTGCGCGGGCCGGACGGGCGGGCCGTCGCGGCCCTGTCCGTCTCGGCGCCCAGCGTCGTCGTCACCGCCGGGGAACTGCTCGAACTGCTCCCCCTGGTCCGGCGCACCGCAGACACCATCAGCCGGGAGTACTCCGGCTCCCCGCACGCCCCACACCACGACGAGGACACCCCGTGA
- a CDS encoding RidA family protein codes for MTEKTAITPETHTTPPARFSHGVRKGNILQVAGQVGFLPHVDGQAPTPAGPTLREQTLQTLENVRSVLEAGGAGWDDVMMIRVYLTDTGHFAEMNELYNAYFEQQGLKEAPAARTTVYVGLPAGLLIEIDALAVLG; via the coding sequence GTGACCGAGAAGACCGCCATCACCCCCGAGACCCACACCACCCCGCCGGCCCGCTTCTCGCACGGCGTGCGCAAGGGGAACATCCTCCAGGTCGCCGGCCAGGTCGGCTTCCTCCCGCACGTGGACGGCCAGGCGCCCACGCCCGCCGGCCCGACCCTGCGCGAGCAGACCCTCCAGACGCTGGAGAACGTCCGCTCCGTACTGGAGGCCGGCGGCGCGGGCTGGGACGACGTGATGATGATCCGCGTCTACCTGACCGACACCGGTCACTTCGCCGAGATGAACGAGCTCTACAACGCCTACTTCGAGCAGCAGGGCCTGAAGGAGGCCCCGGCCGCCCGCACCACGGTCTACGTGGGCCTGCCCGCCGGCCTGCTCATCGAGATCGACGCCCTCGCCGTCCTCGGATGA
- a CDS encoding chitinase, which yields MNRIRSLALLGAATLTAGGLTALAAGTAQAADVNVVRNGGFESGLANWTCTSGSGSVVSSPVHGGAAALKGTPAGQDSAQCSQTVTVKPNSTYTLSEQVQGSYVYLGVTGTGTQDVSTWTPGSGGGWQQLSTTFTTGPNTTQVTVWTHGWYGQPAYVVDDFSVFGPDGGGGTDPGPSVPGAPGGTAVSGQSTNGLTLSWNAVSGATGYYVYQDGVRVKTVTASPAQLTGLAAATSYSFQVSAYNAAGEGPKSAAVTGTTTGGGNPDPNPSVPRHALTGYWQNFNNGATVQKISDVPSQYDIIAVSFADATATPGAITFNLDSAGLGGYTVAQFKADVAAKKAAGKSVILSVGGEKGTISVNDSASANNLANSAYALMQEYGFSGIDIDLENGLNPTYMTQALRSLSAKAGSSLVITMAPQTIDMQSTGGGYFKTALNIKDILTVVNMQYYNSGSMLGCDGKVYSQGSVDFLTALACIQLEGGLDPSQVGIGVPASPSGAGSGYVSPTIVNNALDCLARGTNCGSFKPSKTYPGLRGAMTWSTNWDAKAGGAWSNSVGPKVHALP from the coding sequence GTGAACCGCATACGCTCGCTCGCCCTGCTGGGCGCCGCCACCCTGACCGCGGGCGGCCTGACCGCCCTCGCCGCCGGCACCGCGCAGGCCGCCGACGTCAACGTCGTCCGCAACGGAGGCTTCGAGTCCGGCCTTGCCAACTGGACCTGCACCTCGGGGAGCGGCTCCGTCGTCTCCTCGCCCGTCCACGGCGGGGCAGCCGCCCTCAAGGGCACTCCGGCGGGCCAGGACAGCGCGCAGTGCAGCCAGACCGTCACGGTCAAGCCGAACTCGACGTACACGCTCAGCGAGCAGGTGCAGGGCTCGTACGTCTACCTCGGCGTGACCGGGACCGGCACGCAGGACGTGTCCACCTGGACCCCCGGCTCGGGCGGCGGCTGGCAGCAGCTCTCCACCACCTTCACCACGGGCCCGAACACCACCCAGGTCACCGTGTGGACGCACGGCTGGTACGGGCAGCCGGCCTACGTCGTCGACGACTTCAGCGTCTTCGGCCCGGACGGGGGCGGCGGCACCGACCCCGGCCCGTCCGTCCCCGGCGCCCCGGGCGGGACCGCTGTTTCCGGCCAGAGCACGAACGGGCTCACCCTTTCGTGGAACGCGGTCAGCGGGGCGACCGGCTATTACGTCTATCAGGACGGCGTCCGCGTCAAGACCGTGACCGCGTCCCCCGCGCAGCTCACCGGGCTCGCCGCGGCCACCTCGTACTCCTTCCAGGTGAGCGCCTACAACGCGGCCGGCGAGGGCCCGAAGTCGGCGGCGGTGACCGGTACGACGACCGGCGGGGGCAACCCGGACCCGAACCCCTCGGTGCCCAGGCACGCGCTGACGGGCTACTGGCAGAACTTCAACAACGGCGCGACCGTCCAGAAGATCTCCGACGTCCCGTCCCAGTACGACATCATCGCGGTCTCCTTCGCCGACGCCACGGCCACGCCCGGCGCCATCACCTTCAACCTGGACTCGGCGGGCCTCGGCGGCTACACCGTCGCGCAGTTCAAGGCCGACGTCGCCGCGAAGAAGGCGGCCGGCAAGTCCGTCATCCTCTCCGTCGGCGGCGAGAAGGGCACCATCTCGGTGAACGACTCGGCCTCCGCGAACAACCTGGCGAACTCGGCGTACGCCCTGATGCAGGAGTACGGCTTCAGCGGGATCGACATCGACCTGGAGAACGGCCTCAACCCGACCTACATGACGCAGGCGCTGCGCTCCCTGTCCGCCAAGGCGGGCTCCTCGCTCGTCATCACGATGGCCCCGCAGACCATCGACATGCAGTCGACGGGGGGCGGCTACTTCAAGACGGCCCTGAACATCAAGGACATCCTGACCGTCGTCAACATGCAGTACTACAACAGCGGCTCGATGCTCGGCTGCGACGGCAAGGTCTACTCGCAGGGCTCGGTGGACTTCCTCACCGCACTGGCCTGCATCCAGCTGGAGGGCGGGCTCGACCCCTCGCAGGTGGGCATCGGCGTACCGGCCTCGCCGAGCGGCGCGGGCAGCGGGTACGTCTCCCCGACCATCGTGAACAACGCGCTGGACTGCCTGGCCAGGGGCACGAACTGCGGGTCCTTCAAGCCGTCGAAGACCTACCCGGGGCTGCGCGGCGCGATGACCTGGTCGACCAACTGGGACGCCAAGGCGGGTGGCGCTTGGTCCAACTCGGTGGGTCCGAAGGTTCACGCCCTGCCCTAG